Below is a window of Nocardioides sp. S-1144 DNA.
CCTTCCCAGTTGCTCCCGGTTACAGCGTTGACGGAGCGCGCCGTGGGCACGTGCAGCTGGAGGTGAGGAGTCAGGTCGAACGCCTCACGCGGGTGGGCACCGCCGCGTGTCGTCTCGCCGACGACCCCTGCCCGGCCAAGGGCCTGCAGGTCGTAGGCAACTTCCTCGCCGCCACTGAACGTCCGAGCGCTGGTGAGCACGACCACCGGCACCTCGGCGGGGACCCGAGGGGAGACCGTCGGGGTCGTGTACGACGAGTCGATGATGCCGTCGCGCCGGACCAGGTCCTGCAGGTGCACCGGCTCGTCACCGCACAGGTGGCTGACCAGCAGGGCAACCGATTCCGGTACGCCGCCCACGCAGCTGCGCACGTCCAGGACTAGCCGGGTGGCTCCACCCAGGAGCGTGAAGGCCGCAGCGGCGGCCGGAGCGAGATGCTCCGGGGGTGGGATGACAGGTCCGATGACGACGAGACCTGCGTTGCCCTCCAGGCGACGCACCTCGCTGATGCCCGGCCCCTGCTCCCGCACCATCGCGGCAAACCAGGTCCGGACCGCGGCGTCGTCGTCCTCGGGCGGGACGCCTTGGGGGTAGTGCCTCACCCGCAGGTGCCGGTCGCCGTTCATCATCTGCAACGCGACGGTCAGCGTCTCGGCGTCAGCCGCATCGTCATCGCACAGCGAGATCCCGACGAGTCCGGCGGCGATCTGATCAGCGACATCTGGGAACACGTAATGGGCGCGGACCAGGTCCTGCACGCGAGAGATGATCATGTCCGCAGTGTCGATGGGCCCTTGACGAAGCGTCCACATCTCTTGACGCTTGATTGGTGACCGAGCCGATCGA
It encodes the following:
- a CDS encoding S41 family peptidase, producing the protein MIISRVQDLVRAHYVFPDVADQIAAGLVGISLCDDDAADAETLTVALQMMNGDRHLRVRHYPQGVPPEDDDAAVRTWFAAMVREQGPGISEVRRLEGNAGLVVIGPVIPPPEHLAPAAAAAFTLLGGATRLVLDVRSCVGGVPESVALLVSHLCGDEPVHLQDLVRRDGIIDSSYTTPTVSPRVPAEVPVVVLTSARTFSGGEEVAYDLQALGRAGVVGETTRGGAHPREAFDLTPHLQLHVPTARSVNAVTGSNWEGTGVVPDIEGRAEEALETALG